A window of Kineococcus sp. NBC_00420 genomic DNA:
GTCGACGCCGACGCGGAGCTGCTGCGGCGCTACTCGGACAAGGTGCCCGTCGTGCTGCTGGACGGGGTCGAACGCGACTTCGGCCGCCTCGACGAGCACCGTCTGCGCGAGGCGCTGGCGGGACGGCGGTGGTGGCGTCGCGGCCGCTGAGCGGCGACTGAGCGGCTCCCGAAGGAAGGCAACCCTTCCTGCGTCGTCCCAGCTCAAGAGCGACGTGGCGCTCGTCACGCCGGGCGGTTACGACTTTGTGCAAGGCTTCACAAGAGCCTAGTCTTCTGGCGCACGACCAGCGGTTCCGGGGTTCCTCCCGGGGCCGGGAGCTTCGCGTACGAGGGTGCGGGTCTGACCGCTGTGGACGAGGACGAGGTGGGGACGGTCGACGTTCCCGAAGCGACCGTGGCGCGCCTGCCGCAGTACCTGCGGGCGCTGTCGACGCTCGCCGAGGCCGGTCTGCGGACGGTGTCCTCGGAGGCGCTGGCCGAGGCCGTCGGCGTCGGTTCGGCCAAGCTGCGCAAGGACCTCTCCCACCTCGGCAGCTACGGCACCCGCGGCGTCGGCTACGACGTCGAGCAGCTCCACGCCCAGATCGCCGACCACCTCGGGCAGACGACCAGCTGGAACGTCGTCATCGTCGGGATCGGCAACCTGGGCCACGCCCTCGCCGGTTACGGCGGTTTCGCCTCCCGCGGGTTCCGCGTCGTCGGACTCTTCGACGACGGGCCCCACGTCGTGGGCGAGGTCGTCAGCGGCCTCGCGGTCCGTCCGCTGGACGAGCTGCCCTCGGTGCTGCGCGCCGGGGAACCCACCATCGGAGTCCTCGCCGTCCCCGTCGAGCACGCGCAGGTCGTCTGCGACCGGCTCGTCGCCGCGGGTGTCACGAGCGTGCTGAACTTCGCCCCCACCGTGCTGCGCGTCCCCGCCGACGTCGACGTGCGCAAGGTCGACCTCGCCTCGGAGCTCCAGATCCTCGCCTTCCACGCCCAGCGGCGGGCCGCGCGCTTCGCCACCCCCGCTCCCAGTCCCGTCCCCACCCTCGAGATGACGCTCGCGGGCGAACGCGTCGGGGAGGTGGTCTGAGTGGCGCTGATGGTCGTGGGCCTCTCCCACCGCACCGCCTCGCTGGAAGTCCTCGAGCGCGCCGCCGCCGGGGCCGGCTCCGCCGAGCAGATCGTCGAGTCGCTGCTGGCGTCCCCGCACGTGGAGGAGGCCTTCGTCCTCTCCACCTGCAACCGCGTCGAGCTGTACTGCGACGTGACGCGCTTCCACGGCGGGGTCGCCGACGTCGGTGACGCCCTGTGCCGCCGCATCGGCCTCGGGTTCGAGGAGCTCGGCGAACAGCTCTACGTCCACTACGAGGACGCCGGCGTCGAACACCTCTTCCGCGTCGCCTGCGGTCTGGACTCGATGGCCGTCGGCGAGAGCCAGATCCTCGGTCAGCTGCGTCTGGCCCTGCGCGACCTGCACCAGCGCGGACTGGCCGGCGGGACGCTGGACCGGCTGCTGCAGAACGCGTTGCGGGTCGGCAAGCGGGCCCACTCCGAGACCGGGCTGGACGCCGCGGGCGCCTCGCTCGTCGACGCCACGACGACCCGCGCCGCCGGTGTCCTCGGGGACCTCCCCGGCAAGCGCGCCCTCGTCGTCGGCGCCGGCGCGATGAGCGCCCTCGTCGCGACGACGCTGGCCCGGGCCGGCCTCGACGTCGTCGTCGCCAACCGCACCCCGGACCGCGCCCAGCGCCTCGCCGCCGCGATCGGCGGGGTCGCCGTCGGGCTCGACGACCTGCGCGCGCAGGTGGCCGCGGCCGACCTCGTCGTCAGCTGCACGGGGGCCGTCGGGCACGTCCTGGACGTCGCGACCGTGGCCAGCGCCCTGCTCGACCGCCCGGAACGCCCGATCTTCCTGGCCGACCTCGCCCTGCCCCGCGACGTCGACCCGGAGGTCGCGACCCTGCGCGGGGCGCACCTCGTCGACCTCGAGGGCCTCGGCGCCGACCTCGCCAGCTCGGCCGTCGCCGAGGACCTGCGCTCGGTGCGGGCCATCGTCGCCGAGGAGGTCGCCGCCCACGCGGCCCACCTGCGGGCCGCCGACGTCGCCCCGACCGTCGTCGCGCTGCGGGCCCAGGCCCGCCACGTCGTCGAGGTCGAGATGCGCCGGCTCGGCAGCCGCGTCGAGCTCGACGCCACGACCCGCGCCGAGGTCGACCGCGCGGTGCACCGCATCGTGGAGAAGCTGCTGCACACCCCCACGGTGCGGGTGAAGGAGCTCGCCGAGGCCCCCGGCGGGGTCGGCTACGCCGCCGCGCTGCGGACGCTCTTCGACCTCGAGGTCGCCCAGGACCCGAGCGCCCTGCCCGGTGACGCGCCGCTGTCCGGAACGGTCGCCGACGCCGTGAGCCACGTCTCGTGACCCGCCGACTGCGCCTGGGCACCCGCCGCAGCGCCCTCGCCCGGACCCAGAGCACATGGGTCGCCGACGCGCTGCGCCGCAACGGGTTCGAGGTCGAGCTGGTGGAGATCACCACCCACGGCGACGTCAACCGAGCCCCGCTGGCCCAGATCGGCGGCACCGGTGTCTTCGTCTCGGCGCTGCGCGACGCGCTCCTCGCGGACGAGGTCGACCTGGCCGTGCACTCCCTCAAGGACCTGCCCACGGCCGACGCCGCCGGGCTCGCGCTGGGGGCCGTCCCCGAGCGCGAGGACCCCCGCGACGTCCTCGTCGCCGCCGGACGCACCCTCGCCGACCTCCCCGCCGGGGCCCGCGTCGGCACCGGCTCGCCGCGCCGGCGGGCCCTGCTGCTGGCGCTGCGCCCCGACCTCGACGTCGTCGCCGTGCGCGGCAACATCGACACCCGCATCGGCTACGCCACCAGCGGCGAGCTCGACGCCGTCGTGCTCGCCGCCGCGGGTCTGGCCCGCATCGGCCGCCTCGACGAGGCGAGCGAACTCTTCGCGCCCGACACCTTCGTCCCCGCGCCCGGGCAGGGCGCGCTGGCCGTGGAGTGCCGCGACGGGGACACCGAGGTGCTCGAGGCGCTCGCCGCCCTCGACGTGCCCGCGGTCCGCTTCGCCGTGGCCGCCGAGCGTCAGGTGCTCGCCACGCTGGAGGCCGGGTGCTCGGCCCCGGTCGGCGCCCACGCCGTCGCCGTCGGCGACGACCTCGTCCTGCAGGTGGCGGCGGAGGACCCTTCCGGGGTCCTCGTCCGCCGTCGCCGGGCGGTCCCCCTCTCGTCGGTGACCGATCTCCGGGCGGCTCGCCGCCTCGGGGCCGAGGTCGCCGCGGACCTGCTCGAGCGTGAGCTCGCACAGACCCCCGTCGCCGTGGGCGGCGGAGCCCAGGAGAACCACCCCCTGGACCGTCCGGTCGACGGTCCACGTCCCGATCCGGAGAGTGGCTCGTGAGCACGATGACGAACAGCCCCCTGGTCGCCGAGCCGGCGCAGGCACCGGAGGCGGCCCTCGAGGTCACCTCCGACGCGCCCGAGGTGAGCCTGCTCACCGAGGTGACCGTGGCCAAGAAGGGGCACGACGCCCCCGAGTCGACCAGCACCAGGAAGTCGGGCAGGTCGGGCCGGACCGGCCGGAGTGCGAGCTCCGACAAGGCCAGCAAGGCCGAGAGGGCGCTCGGGCACGTCTCCTTCGTGGGCGCGGGTCCCGGCGACCCGGGTCTGCTCACCGTGCGGGCCGTCGACCTGCTCGCCGCGGCCGACGTGGTCGTGCTCGACCAGGCCAGCCGCGAGGACCTCGCGGCCCGCTACTGCCGCGACGGGGTCGAGGTGCTGGACGCCGGCTTCGGTGACGACGGTCAGCCGCTGACCCGCGCCGTGCGGGCCAAGCTCGTCGTGAAGGCCGCGAAGGCCGGTGGTCGCGTCGTGCGGCTGATGGACGGGGACCCGTCCACCTTCACGGGGCTGGCCGACGAGATCGTGGCCTGCCGCAAGAACGGGGTCTCCTTCGACGTCGTCCCGGGCGTCTCCGCCGTCAGCGCCGTCCCGGCCTACGCGGGGATGCCGATGACCACCAGCCACACCTCCAGCGTCAACGTGGTGCACCCGACGGGTCGCTCGCTCGACTGGTCGCGGCACGCCGACAAGGACGCCACGGTCATCGTGCTAGGCACCGGTGACGACATCGCCGCCGCCGCGGTGGGGCTGCTCGGGGCGGGCCGGTCGGCCTCGACGCCGGTCGCCCTGACCTCCCACGGCACGACGACGACCCAGTCGACGACCACGACGACGCTGGGCGACCTCCAGCGGGCCGCCGCGGCCCTCGACGGCTCGCCGACCACGGCCGTCGTCGGTGACGTCGTCGCGCTGCGCGAGCAGGGCAGCTGGTACGAGACGAAGCCGCTCTTCGGCTGGCGGGTCCTGGTGCCGCGCACCAAGGAGCAGGCCGGCGGGGTCACCTCGAAGCTGTCCGAGCACGGCGCCACCGCCGAGGTCGTGCCGACCATCTCCGTCGAGCCGCCGCGCACCCCGCAGCAGATGGAGAAGGCGGTCAAGGGCCTGGTGACCGGCCGCTACGAGTGGATCGGCTTCACGTCCGTCAACGCCGTCAAGGCCGTGCGGGAGAAGTTCACCGAGTACGGCCTCGACGCCCGCGCGTTCTCCGGCCTCAAGGTCGCCGCCGTCGGTGGCGTCACGGCGGACGCGTTGCGCGAGTGGGGGATCGAACCCGACCTCATGCCCGAGAACGAGCAGTCCGCCTCCGGGCTGCTGGAGTCCTGGCCGCCCTACGACGACGTCCTCGACCCGATCAACCGGGTGTTCCTGCCGCGTGCGGACATCGCGACCGACACCCTGGTCGCGGGTCTGGTGGAGAACGGCTGGGAGGTCGACGACGTCACCGCCTACCGGACGGTGCGCGCCGCGCCGCCCGCCGCCCCGGTGCGCGACGCGATCAAGACCGGCGCGTTCGACGCCGTCGTGTTCACGTCGAGCTCGACGGTCCGCAACCTCGTCGGGATCGCCGGGAAGCCGCACCCGTCGACCATCGTCGCCTGCATCGGCCCGGCCACCGCGAAGACCGCCGAGGAGCACGGCCTGCGGGTCGACGTCCTCGCGCCGGAGCCCAGTGCGGAGGCTCTCGTCGAGGCGCTGGCCGGTTTCGGTCAGGGTCTGCGGGCGGCGGCCGCCGAGGCCGGCGAGCCGGTGCTGCGGCCCAGCCAGAAGAAGTCCTCCGCGCGCCGCCGGGCGCGCTGACCAGCTAGGAGTTCCCCCGTGGTGCAGTTGCCGATCAGGCCCCGCCGTCTCCGCTCCACCCCGGCGATGCGCCGGTTGGTGACGGACGTGCACCTGCACCCGGGGGACCTCGTGCTGCCGGTGTTCGTCCGCGAGGGCATCACCGAGGAGCAGTCGATCCGCACCCTGCCCGGGGTCGTGCAGCACACCCGTGAGTCCCTGGTGGCGGTGGCGAAGGAGGCCGTCGCGGCCGGTCTCGGCGGGATCATGCTGTTCGGGGTCCCGGAGGAGCTCGACGCGGTGGGGTCCGGGGCCGACGACCCCGACGGCATCCTCAACGTCGCCCTGCGCGACGTCCGCGACGCCGTCGGCGACGACCTCGTGGTCATGGCCGACCTCTGCCTCGACGAGTTCACCGACCACGGCCACTGCGGGGTCCTGGACGCCCGGGGGCGGGTGGACAACGACGCGACGCTGGAGCGCTACGCGTCGATGGCGCTGGCCCAGTCCACCGCCGGGGCCCACGTGCTGGGGCCCAGCGGGATGATGGACGGCCAGATCGGGTACCTGCGCAACGCCCTGGACGGCAGCGGTTTCGAGGACGTCTCCCTGTTCGCCTACGCCGTGAAGTACGCCAGCGGTTTCTACGGCCCGTTCCGCGAGGCCGTGAACTCCCAGCTGAAGGGCGACCGCCGCACCTACCAGCAGGATCCGGCCGCCAACGTGAGCGAGGCGCTGCGCGAGGTGCGCCTCGACCTCGACGAGGGCGCCGACATGGTCATGGTGAAACCCGGCCTGCCCTACCTCGACGTGCTGCGCGCGGTGGCCGACGTCTCCGACGTCCCCGTCGCCAGCTACCAGGTGTCGGGGGAGTACGCGATGGTCGAGTTCGCCGCGCGGGCCGGTGCCCTGGACCGCGAGCGGGTGGCGCTGGAGTCGCTGCTGGCGCTGCGGCGGGCCGGGGCGTCGATCGTGCTGAGCTACTGGGCGCTCGAGGCGGCGCGGGAGTGGCTCTGAGTCGTCGGTAACGTCCGATGGGTCCGGTCTTCGTGCGAGTTCGAGGTTCCCACCTTGGACGGTGGACCTGAGCGTGCAAGGTTGTGCCTGTGGCCACCTACCTCGACGCGTCGTGGCCTCCGGGCGCGGAGACGGGCTCACCGACCCGTGACCGTCGCTCCGGCCCGTACCGCACGTACCTGCCGGATGAGCTCGGTCACCGCCCGCTCGTGGTGGGCCCGGTCTCGTCCGAGCGCGCGGCCGACGTCGAGAGGGCGATCCGCGGCGTCGCGGGAGGTCCGTCGCCGAGAAGTACCAGACCGGTTTCGACGAACCCCTGCTGCACACCACGTACGTCGACGAGGAGCGCCCTGAACTTCAAGTTCGGCCCGGACCTCGGAGAGGCGGACACCCTCCTCGTCGAGCAGTACGTGGTGCACAGCACCCAGGACCCGGAGATGCGTGCCGTGGCGCTGGAGAACGCCGAGGAGAACTTCGGGTACCGGTTCGACGAGCGGGTCGACGACTTCGTCATCGATCGGCAGAACGCGAACGAGGCCTCGTTCAGCCGGTACGTCGACGATCCCGACTTCCAGTCGGTGCTCGTCGAGTTCGTGCGCGAGGAGGCCTACCGGCGCATCCGGGGTGGTGAGGCGGCGTGAACGCGCCCCGGGTCCGCTACCAGGACGTCGTGCCCTACGACCTTCCACCGTCGTTGAACCTCCTGACCGGACCCTCCGGGGGCCTCCTCGAGCTGCCTCACTCCATCCACTGGGGGCCGAGCCGATCGGTGAACCTCGACGACCCCGCCGAGCTGGTCTGGGGCTACCAGGCCATCGTGCGCGAGGGGACCGCGCTCCAGCAGCGAGAGCTCCTCGACGCCGCCACCCTGAGCCGGGTGTGGCCTGACCTGATCCTCCCCGTGCGGTGCCGGACGCTCTGGGAGAACGCCTTCCCGGTGCTGGGACAGGACGTCTCGGCGGACGTGGCCGGTTGACGGACCTCCTCGCGCACCAGCGGCACGTCACGCGGTTGTTGCTCGCCACCACCGCCGATCGCGGTTTCGTCCTGGCGGGATCGGGCGCCATCCGCGAGCACAGGATGATCCAGCGGCCGACCGAGGACGTGGACCTCTTCACGGATTCCCTCGACGCCGGCGGGTTCGCCGAAGCCGTGGACGCGGGGACGGCGGCCCTGGGCGCGGTGGGCTACCGCGTCGAGGAGGTGCGCAGAGCGGACCTCTTCGCGCGGCTCCAGGTGTCCGCCGGGGACGGCGCCGTCCTGGAGGTCGACTTCGCCGTCGACTGGCGGGAACACCCCGCCACCACCCTCGAGGTGGGGCCGGTGCTGAGCCGGGACGATGCGGTCGCCAACAAGGTGGGCGCCCTGTTCTCCCGGGCCGAAGCCCGAGACTTCCTCGACGTCGACGCCATCCGCAGGACGGGCACGTACTCCGACGAGGAGCTCCTGGCCTTGGCGCAGAGCCACGACGACGGCTTCGACCGCCGTCTCTTCGCGGAGCAGCTGCGCCTGGTGGTGACCCTCACGCCCCGGCGCGTGCAGCAGTACGGCATCGGTGAGGAGGAGTTGTCCGGGGTTCAGGACAGGCTCGGAGCGTGGGCTCGTCAGCTCCACGGCTGACGATCCTGCCCGGATGCTGCGCTTCGCACCGCTCTGACTGCTGTGCGTCTCGATGCCGGGACGACGAACGCCGAGAGGACCCGGGCGCGCTGAGCCGATCAGGGGACGGGACGTTCAGCGACGACGCTGCTCCACCGATTCCGCACTGTGGCCCGCAACCGCTCGACCCGGGGACGATCGACCGGCAACGGCGACGACGCCGCCAAGCTCGCCCTCCTCACCCTCCTGGTGCTCGCCGGCACGGGGCGCGCGTTGTGCGCCTGGCTGGCGGTCTGGTGGCCCGTGCTCGCCCTGGCCGGGGCCGTCGTCGTCGTGCTGCTCACCTGGCGGGTGCTGGTGCTGCGGCGACGGGCTCGCTGGCGAGCCGCCCGGCAGG
This region includes:
- a CDS encoding redox-sensing transcriptional repressor Rex, with translation MGTVDVPEATVARLPQYLRALSTLAEAGLRTVSSEALAEAVGVGSAKLRKDLSHLGSYGTRGVGYDVEQLHAQIADHLGQTTSWNVVIVGIGNLGHALAGYGGFASRGFRVVGLFDDGPHVVGEVVSGLAVRPLDELPSVLRAGEPTIGVLAVPVEHAQVVCDRLVAAGVTSVLNFAPTVLRVPADVDVRKVDLASELQILAFHAQRRAARFATPAPSPVPTLEMTLAGERVGEVV
- a CDS encoding glutamyl-tRNA reductase — encoded protein: MALMVVGLSHRTASLEVLERAAAGAGSAEQIVESLLASPHVEEAFVLSTCNRVELYCDVTRFHGGVADVGDALCRRIGLGFEELGEQLYVHYEDAGVEHLFRVACGLDSMAVGESQILGQLRLALRDLHQRGLAGGTLDRLLQNALRVGKRAHSETGLDAAGASLVDATTTRAAGVLGDLPGKRALVVGAGAMSALVATTLARAGLDVVVANRTPDRAQRLAAAIGGVAVGLDDLRAQVAAADLVVSCTGAVGHVLDVATVASALLDRPERPIFLADLALPRDVDPEVATLRGAHLVDLEGLGADLASSAVAEDLRSVRAIVAEEVAAHAAHLRAADVAPTVVALRAQARHVVEVEMRRLGSRVELDATTRAEVDRAVHRIVEKLLHTPTVRVKELAEAPGGVGYAAALRTLFDLEVAQDPSALPGDAPLSGTVADAVSHVS
- the hemC gene encoding hydroxymethylbilane synthase; the encoded protein is MTRRLRLGTRRSALARTQSTWVADALRRNGFEVELVEITTHGDVNRAPLAQIGGTGVFVSALRDALLADEVDLAVHSLKDLPTADAAGLALGAVPEREDPRDVLVAAGRTLADLPAGARVGTGSPRRRALLLALRPDLDVVAVRGNIDTRIGYATSGELDAVVLAAAGLARIGRLDEASELFAPDTFVPAPGQGALAVECRDGDTEVLEALAALDVPAVRFAVAAERQVLATLEAGCSAPVGAHAVAVGDDLVLQVAAEDPSGVLVRRRRAVPLSSVTDLRAARRLGAEVAADLLERELAQTPVAVGGGAQENHPLDRPVDGPRPDPESGS
- a CDS encoding uroporphyrinogen-III synthase; translated protein: MTNSPLVAEPAQAPEAALEVTSDAPEVSLLTEVTVAKKGHDAPESTSTRKSGRSGRTGRSASSDKASKAERALGHVSFVGAGPGDPGLLTVRAVDLLAAADVVVLDQASREDLAARYCRDGVEVLDAGFGDDGQPLTRAVRAKLVVKAAKAGGRVVRLMDGDPSTFTGLADEIVACRKNGVSFDVVPGVSAVSAVPAYAGMPMTTSHTSSVNVVHPTGRSLDWSRHADKDATVIVLGTGDDIAAAAVGLLGAGRSASTPVALTSHGTTTTQSTTTTTLGDLQRAAAALDGSPTTAVVGDVVALREQGSWYETKPLFGWRVLVPRTKEQAGGVTSKLSEHGATAEVVPTISVEPPRTPQQMEKAVKGLVTGRYEWIGFTSVNAVKAVREKFTEYGLDARAFSGLKVAAVGGVTADALREWGIEPDLMPENEQSASGLLESWPPYDDVLDPINRVFLPRADIATDTLVAGLVENGWEVDDVTAYRTVRAAPPAAPVRDAIKTGAFDAVVFTSSSTVRNLVGIAGKPHPSTIVACIGPATAKTAEEHGLRVDVLAPEPSAEALVEALAGFGQGLRAAAAEAGEPVLRPSQKKSSARRRAR
- the hemB gene encoding porphobilinogen synthase, producing the protein MVQLPIRPRRLRSTPAMRRLVTDVHLHPGDLVLPVFVREGITEEQSIRTLPGVVQHTRESLVAVAKEAVAAGLGGIMLFGVPEELDAVGSGADDPDGILNVALRDVRDAVGDDLVVMADLCLDEFTDHGHCGVLDARGRVDNDATLERYASMALAQSTAGAHVLGPSGMMDGQIGYLRNALDGSGFEDVSLFAYAVKYASGFYGPFREAVNSQLKGDRRTYQQDPAANVSEALREVRLDLDEGADMVMVKPGLPYLDVLRAVADVSDVPVASYQVSGEYAMVEFAARAGALDRERVALESLLALRRAGASIVLSYWALEAAREWL
- a CDS encoding nucleotidyl transferase AbiEii/AbiGii toxin family protein; translated protein: MTDLLAHQRHVTRLLLATTADRGFVLAGSGAIREHRMIQRPTEDVDLFTDSLDAGGFAEAVDAGTAALGAVGYRVEEVRRADLFARLQVSAGDGAVLEVDFAVDWREHPATTLEVGPVLSRDDAVANKVGALFSRAEARDFLDVDAIRRTGTYSDEELLALAQSHDDGFDRRLFAEQLRLVVTLTPRRVQQYGIGEEELSGVQDRLGAWARQLHG